Proteins encoded in a region of the Vitis riparia cultivar Riparia Gloire de Montpellier isolate 1030 chromosome 7, EGFV_Vit.rip_1.0, whole genome shotgun sequence genome:
- the LOC117919099 gene encoding putative disease resistance RPP13-like protein 1, producing MADALLSASLQVLFQRLASPELINFIRRRNLSDELLNELKRKLVVVLNVLDDAEVKQFSNPNVKEWLVHVKGAVYDAEDLLDEIATDALRCKMEAAGSQTGGTLKAWKWNKFSACVKAPFAIKSMEYGVRGTIDQLEKIAGEIVGLGLAEGGGEKRSPRPRSRMSTSLEDDSIVVGRDEIQKEMMEWLLSDNTTGGKMGVMSIVGMGGSGKTTLARLLYNDEGVKEHFDLKAWVCVSTEFLLIKLTKTILEEIRSPPTSADNLNLLQLQLKEELSNKKFLLVLDDVWNLKPRDEGYMELSDREGWNILRTPLLAAAEGSKIVMTSRDQSVATTMRAVPTHHLGKLSSEDSWSLFKKHAFEDRDPNAYLELERIGRQIVDKCQGLPLAVKALGCLLYSKVEKREWDDVLKSEIWHPQSGSEILPSLILSYHHLSLPLKHCFAYCSIFPQDHQFYKEKLILLWMAEGLLHPQQNEGTRMEEIAACSDWASM from the coding sequence ATGGCGGACGCTCTCCTCTCTGCTTCGCTTCAAGTTCTATTCCAAAGGTTGGCTTCTCCAGAGCTCATAAACTTCATTCGGCGACGGAACCTTAGCGATGAACTCCTCAACGAGTTGAAGAGGAAACTCGTGGTTGTTCTCAATGTGCTCGATGATGCGGAGGTGAAGCAATTTTCAAACCCAAATGTCAAAGAGTGGCTCGTCCATGTCAAGGGTGCTGTGTATGATGCGGAAGACCTGTTGGACGAGATTGCTACCGACGCTTTGCGTTGCAAGATGGAAGCTGCTGGCTCCCAAACCGGCGGAACTCTTAAGGCGTGGAAATGGAACAAGTTCTCTGCTTGTGTGAAGGCTCCATTTGCTATCAAAAGCATGGAGTACGGGGTCAGGGGCACGATTGATCAACTGGAAAAAATCGCAGGAGAAATAGTTGGGTTGGGGCTGGCAGAAGGTGGGGGCGAGAAACGGTCACCAAGACCAAGATCACGAATGTCCACTTCTTTGGAGGATGACTCCATTGTTGTCGGCAGGGATGAAATTCAGAAGGAGATGATGGAGTGGTTGCTTTCTGACAATACAACAGGCGGCAAAATGGGGGTGATGTCCATAGTGGGCATGGGCGGCAGCGGCAAGACCACGCTTGCTCGGCTTCTCTATAACGATGAGGGAGTGAAGGAACACTTCGACTTGAAAGCATGGGTCTGTGTTTCCACTGAGTTTCTCCTTATCAAACTCACCAAAACCATTCTTGAGGAAATTCGTTCTCCGCCTACTTCCGCTGACAACCTAAATTTGCTTCAGCTTCAACTCAAAGAGGAACTTAGTAACAAGAAATTTCTGCTTGTCCTTGATGACGTCTGGAATTTAAAGCCTCGTGATGAAGGTTATATGGAGCTTAGCGATCGTGAAGGTTGGAATATTCTACGAACTCCACTCCTCGCTGCAGCAGAGGGAAGTAAGATTGTCATGACCAGTCGTGATCAATCTGTTGCAACAACCATGCGAGCAGTCCCTACTCATCATCTTGGGAAATTAAGCTCTGAAGATAGTTGGTCCCTGTTTAAAAAGCATGCATTTGAAGATAGAGACCCCAACGCATACCTTGAGCTTGAACGCATAGGCAGACAGATTGTGGACAAGTGCCAAGGATTACCTTTGGCTGTGAAAGCACTCGGCTGTCTCTTGTATTCTAAGGTCGAAAAAAGGGAATGGGACGATGTGTTGAAAAGTGAAATATGGCATCCGCAGAGTGGCTCCGAAATTCTTCCGTCTTTGATATTAAGCTACCATCATCTTTCTCTACCTCTGAAGCATTGTTTTGCTTATTGTTCTATTTTTCCCCAGGACCACCAATTCTACAAAGAGAAGCTGATTTTATTATGGATGGCAGAAGGTCTTTTACACCCACAACAAAACGAAGGAACGAGAATGGAAGAGATAG